From a single Larus michahellis chromosome 18, bLarMic1.1, whole genome shotgun sequence genomic region:
- the KAT2A gene encoding histone acetyltransferase KAT2A, whose translation MAEPEAAQPGRPPPGPGTAAGSGGAGSGGTAAAGGGGGAGSSDPARPGLSQQQRASQRKAQVRGFPRGKKLEKLGVFSACKANDACKCNGWKNPNPPTAPRMDLQQPVTNLSEPCRSCSHALADHVSHLENVSEEEINRLLGMVVDVENLFMSVHKEEDTDTKQVYFYLFKLLRKCILQMSQPVVEGSLGSPPFEKPNIEQGVLNFVQYKFSHLPPKERQTMYELSKMFLLCLNYWKLETPSQFRQRSQNDDVATYKVNYTRWLCYCHVPQSCDSLPRYETTHVFGRSLLKSIFTVTRRQLLEKFRVEKDKLVPEKRTLILTHFPKFLSMLEEEIYGENSPIWEADFTVPAAEGAQLVSRPAAVSTVAVPTTPLFSKKLSSSSSAASMDASTPEPLPGEKRKLPESLTLEDAKRIRVMGDIPMELVNEVMLTITDPAAMLGPETSLLSANAARDETARLEERRGIIEFHVIGNSLSQKSNKKILMWLVGLQNVFSHQLPRMPKEYITRLVFDPKHKTLALIKDGRVIGGICFRMFPTQGFTEIVFCAVTSNEQVKGYGTHLMNHLKEYHIKHNILYFLTYADEYAIGYFKKQGFSKDIKVPKSRYLGYIKDYEGATLMECELNPRIPYTELSHIIKKQKEIIKKLIERKQAQIRKVYPGLTCFKEGVRQIPIESVPGIRETGWKPLGKEKGKELKDPDQLYNTLKNLLAQIKTHPSAWPFMEPVKKSEAPDYYEIIRFPIDLKTMTERLKNRYYVTKKLFIADLQRIITNCREYNPPDSDYCKCANTLEKFFYFKLKEGGLIDK comes from the exons ATGGCGGAGCCGGAGGCCGCGCAGCCCGGGCGGCCCCCACCGGGCCCGGGaacggcggcggggagcggtggggCTGGAAgcggggggacggcggcggcaggaggaggaggaggagcgggatcTAGTGACCCGGCGCGGCCCGGGTTGAGCCAGCAGCAGCGGGCGAGCCAGCGCAAGGCGCAGGTGCGGGGGTTCCCCCGCggcaagaagctggagaagctgGGGGTCTTCTCGGCGTGCAAG GCCAATGACGCCTGCAAGTGCAATGGCTGGAAGAACCCCAAccctcccaccgccccccgcATGGACCTGCAGCAGCCGGTGACCAACTTGAGTGAGCCCTGCCGGAGCTGCAGCCATGCGCTGG CGGACCACGTGTCCCACCTGGAGAACGTCTCGGAGGAGGAGATCAACCGGCTGCTGGGCATGGTGGTGGACGTGGAGAACCTCTTCATGTCGGTGCACAAGGAGGAGGACACGGACACCAAGCAGGTGTATTTCTACCTGTTCAAG CTCCTGCGGAAGTGTATCCTGCAGATGAGCCAGCCTGTGGTcgaggggtccctggggagcccccccTTTGAGAAACCAAACATTGAGCAG GGAGTCCTGAACTTCGTCCAGTACAAGTTCAGCCACTTGCCACCCAAGGAGCGCCAGACCATGTACGAGCTCTCCAAGATGTTCCTGCTCTGCCTCAACTACTGGAAGCTGGAGACGCCATCCCAGTTCCGGCAGCGCTCGCAGAACGACGATGTGGCCACCTACAAGGTCAACTACACGAG GTGGCTGTGCTATTGCCACGTGCCGCAGAGCTGCGACAGCCTTCCCCGCTACGAGACCACCCACGTCTTCGGGCGCAGCCTCCTGAAGTCCATCTTCACGGTCACTCGCCGGCAGCTGCTGGAGAAGTTCCGGGTGGAGAAGGACAAGCTGGTGCCAGAGAAGCGGACGCTGATCCTCACCCACTTCCCCAA GTTCCTGTCCATGCTGGAGGAGGAGATCTACGGTGAGAACTCTCCCATCTGGGAGGCCGATTTCACCGTGCCGGCCGCAGAGGGTGCCCAGCTGGTGTCTCGCCCAG CCGCGGTCAGCACCGTCGCTGTGCCCACCACTCCGCTCTTCAGCAagaagctcagcagcagcagctctgccgcgAGCATGGACGCCAGCACCCCGGAGCCGCTGCCAG GGGAGAAGCGGAAGCTGCCCGAGAGCCTGACGCTGGAGGACGCCAAGCGGATCCGCGTCATGGGAGACATCCCCATGGAGCTGGTGAACGAGGTCATGCTGACCATCACGGACCCCGCTGCCATGCTGGGCCCCGAG accAGCCTGCTGTCGGCCAACGCGGCGCGGGACGAGACGGCGCGGCTGGAGGAGCGCCGCGGCATCATTGAGTTCCATGTCATCGGCAACTCGCTCTCGCAGAAGTCCAACAAGAAGATCCTGATGTGGCTGGTGGGCTTGCAGAACGTCTTCTCGCACCAGCTGCCCCGCATGCCCAAGGAGTACATCACTCGCCTCGTCTTTGACCC GAAGCACAAGACCCTGGCGCTGATCAAGGACGGCCGGGTGATCGGGGGGATCTGCTTCCGCATGTTCCCCACCCAGGGCTTCACGGAGATTGTCTTCTGCGCCGTCACGTCCAACGAGCAAGTGAAG GGCTACGGGACGCACCTGATGAACCACCTGAAGGAGTACCACATCAAGCACAACATCCTCTACTTCCTCACCTACGCGGACGAGTACGCCATCGGCTACTTCAAGAAGCAG GGCTTTTCCAAGGACATCAAGGTCCCCAAGAGCCGCTACCTGGGCTACATCAAGGACTACGAGGGGGCGACCCTGATGGAGTGTGAGCTGAACCCCCGCATCCCCTACACCGAGCTCTCCCACATCATCAAGAAGCAGAAGGAG ATCATCAAGAAGCTGATTGAGCGGAAGCAGGCGCAGATCCGCAAGGTCTACCCTGGCCTGACCTGCTTCAAGGAGGGCGTGCGGCAAATCCCCATCGAGAGCGTCCCCGGCATCC GAGAAACGGGCTGGAAAccgctggggaaggagaaggg AAAAGAGCTGAAGGATCCGGACCAGCTCTACAACACCCTGAAGAACCTCCTGGCGCAGATTAAG ACCCACCCTAGTGCATGGCCATTCATGGAGCCGGTGAAGAAGTCGGAGGCGCCAGACTACTACGAAATCATCCGCTTCCCCATCG ACCTGAAAACCATGACGGAGCGCCTGAAGAACCGCTACTACGTCACCAAGAAGCTCTTCATCGCCGACCTGCAGCGCATCATCACCAACTGCCGCGAGTACAACCCGCCCGACAGCGACTACTGCAAGTGTGCCAACACCCTGGAGAAGTTCTTCTACTTCAAGCTCAAGGAGGGGGGGCTCATCGACAAGTAG
- the LOC141732509 gene encoding heat shock protein 30C-like, producing MLCRLHFMPPTSSSLFPWLGPVRTLWPHPGTLFAELERELRLEMERAREFMSSFEQFLSSGSSPSRIGIAAERAPSTSAALTQGSGEGFAVCQDVKDFTPEQLSVKVVGRKVVLVGQKETQNTDEKGSFSYKYEVLKREWDVPEEVDAEALTCSLSKEGQLRIEAPRLALPAAPERNVPIQMGPAVAQPTASTDDGAERAKA from the coding sequence ATGCTTTGCCGCCTGCACTTCATGCCACCCACCTCCAGCTCGCTGTTCCCCTGGCTGGGACCCGTCCGCACCCTCTGGCCACATCCAGGCACCCTCTTTGCCGAGCTGGAGCGAGAGCTGCGGCTGGAGATGGAGAGGGCTCGGGAGTTCATGAGCAGCTTCGAGCAGTTCCTGAGCAGCGGGAGCAGCCCCAGCCGGATCGGCATCGCCGCTGAGCGAGCCCCGAGCACCAGCGCGGCCCTGACCCAGGGCTCCGGGGAGGGCTTTGCCGTCTGCCAGGACGTGAAGGACTTTACGCCCGAGCAGCTGTCGGTGAAGGTGGTGGGCAGGaaggtggtgctggtggggcagAAGGAGACGCAGAACACGGACGAGAAGGGCTCCTTCTCCTACAAGTACGAGGTGCTGAAGCGGGAGTGGGACGTGCCCGAGGAGGTGGACGCCGAGGCGCTGACGTGCTCCCTGTCCAAGGAAGGGCAGCTGCGCATCGAGGCCCCCCGGCTGGCCCTGCCGGCCGCCCCGGAGAGGAACGTGCCCATCCAGATGGGGCCAGCGGTGGCCCAGCCAACAGCCAGCACTGATGACGGAGCCGAACGGGCCAAGGCATGA
- the LOC141732507 gene encoding heat shock protein beta-11-like: protein MCGAGPRLPVTAIKAAGQRQRDRALPGGDRPEPEPEPEPEPEPEPEPEPEPEPEPEPPEMLCRMHLAPFASSSLASRLGTVRTLWPHAETIFTELQQEMEKAREFMSSFEQLLTSQGAAALERAPSTSLTQGSGEGFSICQDVKNFAPEELSVKVVGRKVVLVGQKETQNTDEKGSFSYKYEVLKREWDVPEEVDAEALTCSLSKEGQLRIEAPRLALPASSERNVPIQVSPAAPQPGPASEDGATKKAQM from the coding sequence ATgtgcggggccgggccccgcctCCCGGTAACGGCAATAAAAGCCGCCGGTCAGCGGCAGAGGGACAGAGCGCTCCCAGGAGGGGACAGACCAGAACCAGAACCAGAACCAGAACCAGAACCAGAACCAGAACCAGAACCAGAACCAGAACCAGAACCAGAACCAGAACCACCAGAGATGCTTTGCCGAATGCACCTCGCACCATTCGCCTCCAGCTCCCTGGCCAGCCGGCTGGGCACGGTGAGGACCCTCTGGCCGCATGCGGAGACCATCTTCACcgagctgcagcaggagatggaGAAAGCGCGTGAGTTCATGAGCAGCTTCGAGCAGCTCCTGACCAGCCAAGGAGCCGCCGCCCTGGAACGagcccccagcaccagcctgaCCCAGGGCTCCGGGGAGGGCTTCTCCATCTGCCAGGATGTGAAGAACTTTGCTCCCGAGGAGCTGTCGGTGAAGGTGGTGGGCAGGaaggtggtgctggtggggcagAAGGAGACGCAGAACACGGACGAGAAGGGCTCCTTCTCCTACAAGTACGAGGTGCTGAAGCGGGAGTGGGACGTGCCCGAGGAGGTGGACGCCGAGGCGCTGACGTGCTCCCTGTCCAAGGAAGGGCAGCTGCGCATCGAGGCCCCCCGGCTGGCCCTGCCGGCTTCCTCGGAGAGGAACGTGCCCATCCAGgtcagccctgcagccccacagcccggACCAGCCTCCGAGGATGGAGCCACCAAGAAAGCCCAGATGTAA
- the RAB5C gene encoding ras-related protein Rab-5C gives MAGRGGAARPNGPAAGNKICQFKLVLLGESAVGKSSLVLRFVKGQFHEYQESTIGAAFLTQTVCLDDTTVKFEIWDTAGQERYHSLAPMYYRGAQAAIVVYDITNTDTFVRAKNWVKELQRQASPNIVIALAGNKADLATKRAVDFQDAQTYADDNSLLFMETSAKTAMNVNEIFMAIAKKLPKNEPQNAPGGPGRNRVVDLQESSQPSRSQCCSN, from the exons ATGGCAGGTCGAGGTGGAGCTGCTCGACCGAATGGACCAGCTGCTGGAAACAAAATCTGCCAGTTTAAACTTGTTCTCTTGGGAGAATCGGCAGTGGGGAAGTCCAGCCTCGTCCTGCGCTTCGTGAAGGGGCAGTTCCACGAGTACCAGGAGAGCACGATTGGAG CTGCCTTCCTAACACAGACAGTCTGTCTGGATGACACAACGGTGAAGTTTGAAATATGGGATACAGCGGGACAGGAGCGGTATCACAGCCTGGCACCAATGTATTACCGAGGGGCCCAGGCAGCCATTGTTGTCTACGACATCACTAACACA GACACATTTGTACGAGCCAAGAACTGGGTGAAAGAGTTGCAGAGGCAGGCTAGCCCCAATATTGTAATTGCACTAGCGGGAAACAAGGCAGACCTTGCTACCAAGAGAGCTGTGGACTTCCAG GATGCACAAACATATGCAGATGACAACAGCTTGCTGTTCATGGAGACGTCGGCAAAGACAGCGATGAATGTGAATGAAATCTTCATGGCAATAG CCAAGAAACTGCCAAAAAATGAACCCCAGAACGCTCCTGGTGGCCCAGGTAGGAATCGGGTGGTTGACCTTCAGGAGAGCAGTCAGCCGAGCAGGAGCCAGTGCTGCAGCAATTGA